The proteins below are encoded in one region of Lonchura striata isolate bLonStr1 chromosome 1, bLonStr1.mat, whole genome shotgun sequence:
- the HACD1 gene encoding very-long-chain (3R)-3-hydroxyacyl-CoA dehydratase 1 isoform X2 translates to MASSEEDGGGNGAVEEKENGKKKKKLGALATTWLIFYNVAMTAGWLVLGIAMVRFYIQKGTHRGLFRSVQKTLKFFQTFALLEVIHCAVVRTSVLVTGVQVSSRIFMVWFIAHSIKQIQNEESVILFLVVWTVTEITRYSFYTFNLLNHLPYFIKWARYNFFIILYPAGVAGELLTIYAALPYVKKTGMFSLRLPNKYNVSFDYYYFLIIVMFSYVPLFPQLYFHMLRQRRRVLHGEVIVEKDD, encoded by the exons ATGGCGTCCAGCGAGGAGGACGGAGGCGGCAACGGCGcggtggaggagaaggagaatggcaagaagaagaagaagctgGGCGCCCTGGCCACGACGTGGCTCATCTTCTACAACGTCGCCATGACCGCGGG GTGGCTGGTATTAGGTATTGCCATGGTGCGGTTTTATATACAGAAAGGAACACATAGAGGCTTATTCAGAAGCGTTCAAAAGACGCTTAAATTTTTCCAGACATTTGCTTTGCTTGAG gtAATCCACTGTGCAGTTG TTCGCACATCTGTGCTTGTGACTGGGGTCCAAGTGAGTTCAAGAATCTTCATGGTGTGGTTCATTGCACACAGTATAAAACAG ATCCAGAATGAGGAGAGCGTTATTCTTTTTCTGGTCGTATGGACTGTGACAGAGATTACTCGATATTCCTTCTACACATTCAACCTGCTCAACCATTTGCCATACTTCATTAAATGGGCCAG ATACAACTTTTTTATCATTTTGTATCCTGCTGGAGTTGCAGGTGAACTGCTAACCATATATGCTGCTTTACCCTACGTGAAGAAAACAGGAATGTTTTCACTGAGACTTCCCAACAAATACAACGTCTCCTTTGACTACTATTACTTCCTTATTATTGTCATGTTCTCCTATGTGCCAT TATTTCCACAACTCTACTTCCACATGCTGCGGCAGAGAAGAAGGGTGCTTCATGGAGAAGTGATTGTGGAAAAGGACGATTGA
- the HACD1 gene encoding very-long-chain (3R)-3-hydroxyacyl-CoA dehydratase 1 isoform X1, protein MASSEEDGGGNGAVEEKENGKKKKKLGALATTWLIFYNVAMTAGWLVLGIAMVRFYIQKGTHRGLFRSVQKTLKFFQTFALLEVIHCAVGIVRTSVLVTGVQVSSRIFMVWFIAHSIKQIQNEESVILFLVVWTVTEITRYSFYTFNLLNHLPYFIKWARYNFFIILYPAGVAGELLTIYAALPYVKKTGMFSLRLPNKYNVSFDYYYFLIIVMFSYVPLFPQLYFHMLRQRRRVLHGEVIVEKDD, encoded by the exons ATGGCGTCCAGCGAGGAGGACGGAGGCGGCAACGGCGcggtggaggagaaggagaatggcaagaagaagaagaagctgGGCGCCCTGGCCACGACGTGGCTCATCTTCTACAACGTCGCCATGACCGCGGG GTGGCTGGTATTAGGTATTGCCATGGTGCGGTTTTATATACAGAAAGGAACACATAGAGGCTTATTCAGAAGCGTTCAAAAGACGCTTAAATTTTTCCAGACATTTGCTTTGCTTGAG gtAATCCACTGTGCAGTTG GAATAGTTCGCACATCTGTGCTTGTGACTGGGGTCCAAGTGAGTTCAAGAATCTTCATGGTGTGGTTCATTGCACACAGTATAAAACAG ATCCAGAATGAGGAGAGCGTTATTCTTTTTCTGGTCGTATGGACTGTGACAGAGATTACTCGATATTCCTTCTACACATTCAACCTGCTCAACCATTTGCCATACTTCATTAAATGGGCCAG ATACAACTTTTTTATCATTTTGTATCCTGCTGGAGTTGCAGGTGAACTGCTAACCATATATGCTGCTTTACCCTACGTGAAGAAAACAGGAATGTTTTCACTGAGACTTCCCAACAAATACAACGTCTCCTTTGACTACTATTACTTCCTTATTATTGTCATGTTCTCCTATGTGCCAT TATTTCCACAACTCTACTTCCACATGCTGCGGCAGAGAAGAAGGGTGCTTCATGGAGAAGTGATTGTGGAAAAGGACGATTGA
- the HACD1 gene encoding very-long-chain (3R)-3-hydroxyacyl-CoA dehydratase 1 isoform X3 translates to MVRFYIQKGTHRGLFRSVQKTLKFFQTFALLEVIHCAVGIVRTSVLVTGVQVSSRIFMVWFIAHSIKQIQNEESVILFLVVWTVTEITRYSFYTFNLLNHLPYFIKWARYNFFIILYPAGVAGELLTIYAALPYVKKTGMFSLRLPNKYNVSFDYYYFLIIVMFSYVPLFPQLYFHMLRQRRRVLHGEVIVEKDD, encoded by the exons ATGGTGCGGTTTTATATACAGAAAGGAACACATAGAGGCTTATTCAGAAGCGTTCAAAAGACGCTTAAATTTTTCCAGACATTTGCTTTGCTTGAG gtAATCCACTGTGCAGTTG GAATAGTTCGCACATCTGTGCTTGTGACTGGGGTCCAAGTGAGTTCAAGAATCTTCATGGTGTGGTTCATTGCACACAGTATAAAACAG ATCCAGAATGAGGAGAGCGTTATTCTTTTTCTGGTCGTATGGACTGTGACAGAGATTACTCGATATTCCTTCTACACATTCAACCTGCTCAACCATTTGCCATACTTCATTAAATGGGCCAG ATACAACTTTTTTATCATTTTGTATCCTGCTGGAGTTGCAGGTGAACTGCTAACCATATATGCTGCTTTACCCTACGTGAAGAAAACAGGAATGTTTTCACTGAGACTTCCCAACAAATACAACGTCTCCTTTGACTACTATTACTTCCTTATTATTGTCATGTTCTCCTATGTGCCAT TATTTCCACAACTCTACTTCCACATGCTGCGGCAGAGAAGAAGGGTGCTTCATGGAGAAGTGATTGTGGAAAAGGACGATTGA